Proteins encoded by one window of Bacteroidia bacterium:
- a CDS encoding GtrA family protein: protein MIKFTMRVLNLKVVRYFFSAASATIVDVGIYFLAFNYLFEKRDIVFSFYTFSAPTVSLMLSYSCGLLTNFFLTKSLVFKESDLKGHHQFLRFVLVAIGVLFLNYVLMKFLIRQMHWFPTIARAFSAVSIGLISFVVHKSFSFRVSATEEVED from the coding sequence ATGATAAAATTCACTATGCGTGTTCTGAACCTTAAAGTGGTTCGGTATTTTTTTTCGGCTGCATCTGCAACAATAGTTGATGTAGGAATTTATTTTTTAGCTTTTAATTATTTGTTCGAAAAGAGGGATATTGTATTTTCTTTTTATACATTTTCTGCACCAACAGTTTCTTTGATGTTATCTTATTCATGCGGATTGTTAACAAATTTTTTTCTCACAAAATCTTTGGTTTTTAAAGAATCAGATTTAAAGGGGCATCATCAGTTTTTACGTTTTGTATTGGTTGCTATAGGTGTTTTGTTTTTGAATTATGTGTTGATGAAATTCCTTATTCGCCAAATGCATTGGTTCCCGACTATTGCGCGTGCATTTTCGGCAGTGAGCATAGGACTGATAAGTTTTGTTGTTCACAAAAGTTTCTCTTTCAGAGTAAGTGCAACGGAAGAAGTAGAGGATTAA
- a CDS encoding 1,4-dihydroxy-6-naphthoate synthase, with protein sequence MKHALTLAFSPCPNDTFMFHAWVEGLINMQGHQFNITMADVEELNQSALKEEADITKLSFAAFAHLADKYELLTSGAALGHQCGPLLVSKHNFKWEDLPQLKVVIPGKYTTANLLLTMFAPDVKNKKELLFSDIENEVLTEKADAGLVIHESRFTYHLRGLKKIADLGELWETKYKCPLPLGCIAVKKSLPPEVKMQLNKLMHDSVVYAMKNPKASAHFIGQHAQEMDISVQQQHISLYVNQWSKELGETGKMAIRKLLAEGEIAGLLPKAEAVFVDELKNLVN encoded by the coding sequence ATGAAACATGCACTTACATTAGCATTTTCGCCCTGCCCAAATGACACCTTTATGTTTCACGCATGGGTAGAAGGGTTAATTAATATGCAAGGCCATCAGTTTAATATTACAATGGCAGATGTTGAAGAATTAAATCAGTCGGCATTGAAAGAAGAGGCAGATATAACTAAACTTAGTTTTGCTGCCTTTGCACATCTTGCCGACAAATATGAGCTGCTAACTTCAGGAGCTGCTCTTGGTCATCAATGCGGACCGCTTTTAGTAAGCAAGCATAATTTTAAATGGGAAGATTTACCTCAGTTAAAGGTTGTTATTCCCGGAAAATACACAACTGCAAATTTGTTGCTGACAATGTTTGCTCCGGATGTAAAAAATAAAAAAGAGCTGCTCTTTTCAGATATTGAAAATGAAGTGTTGACAGAGAAAGCAGATGCAGGATTAGTTATACATGAGAGCCGTTTTACTTATCATCTGCGGGGACTAAAAAAAATTGCCGATCTCGGAGAGCTTTGGGAAACTAAATATAAATGCCCTTTACCATTGGGTTGCATTGCAGTGAAGAAGAGTCTGCCTCCGGAAGTAAAGATGCAATTAAATAAATTAATGCATGATAGTGTTGTTTATGCTATGAAAAACCCTAAGGCTTCTGCTCATTTTATCGGACAGCATGCTCAGGAGATGGATATAAGTGTACAACAACAACACATTTCATTGTACGTTAATCAATGGTCAAAAGAACTTGGTGAAACAGGAAAAATGGCAATCAGAAAGTTGTTGGCAGAAGGAGAAATTGCCGGTTTACTGCCTAAGGCAGAAGCAGTATTTGTAGATGAGTTAAAGAATTTAGTAAATTAA
- the rfaD gene encoding ADP-glyceromanno-heptose 6-epimerase: MIVVTGAAGFVGSCLVKKLNEENFNDLILVDDFSNEQKNKNLEGKRFTGKVDRKLFFKWLDENHQLTQFIFHIGARTDTTEFNKKIFDELNVEYSKMIWQKCVEYGLPLVYASSAATYGGGEAGYDDDESKISRLKPLNPYGDSKNEFDKWALAQNEKPYFWCGLKFFNVYGPNEFHKGRMASVIFHGFNQIQNDGVVKLFKSHRPEYKDGWQLRDFIYVKDVTSVCYFLMHHRKNSGIYNLGTGKARSFYDLASSTFKAMGIENNIQFIDMPADIRDKYQYFTEAKMAKLNAIGYKEPFYTLEEGVTDYVSNYLLPSKYY, encoded by the coding sequence ATGATAGTAGTAACTGGAGCCGCAGGATTTGTTGGCAGTTGTTTGGTGAAGAAACTCAACGAAGAGAATTTTAATGATTTGATTCTTGTAGATGACTTCAGCAATGAACAAAAAAATAAAAATCTTGAAGGAAAAAGATTTACAGGCAAAGTAGATCGAAAACTATTTTTTAAATGGTTAGACGAAAATCATCAACTTACTCAGTTTATATTTCATATAGGAGCAAGAACAGATACAACAGAATTTAACAAAAAGATTTTTGATGAGCTGAATGTTGAATACAGTAAAATGATTTGGCAGAAGTGTGTTGAATATGGTCTGCCACTTGTTTATGCATCATCGGCTGCAACCTATGGTGGAGGAGAAGCAGGGTATGATGATGATGAAAGTAAAATAAGCCGGCTTAAACCTTTAAATCCGTATGGCGATTCAAAAAACGAATTTGACAAGTGGGCACTTGCTCAAAATGAAAAACCATATTTCTGGTGCGGATTAAAATTTTTTAATGTCTATGGGCCAAATGAATTTCATAAAGGCAGAATGGCATCGGTTATTTTTCATGGATTTAATCAGATTCAAAATGATGGGGTAGTTAAATTATTTAAGTCACATCGCCCTGAATATAAGGATGGCTGGCAATTGCGTGATTTTATTTATGTGAAAGATGTTACATCGGTTTGTTATTTTTTGATGCACCACCGTAAAAATTCAGGTATCTATAACCTTGGTACCGGAAAAGCCAGGAGTTTTTATGATTTAGCATCAAGCACTTTTAAGGCAATGGGCATTGAGAACAATATACAGTTCATTGATATGCCTGCCGATATCAGAGATAAATACCAGTATTTTACGGAGGCAAAAATGGCAAAACTCAATGCTATCGGATACAAAGAGCCATTTTATACACTTGAGGAAGGTGTAACGGATTATGTAAGTAATTATCTGTTGCCTTCAAAATATTATTAA
- a CDS encoding protein kinase, with protein MSFILKTNQAAYLLDPTNDSLVLKRKGKWSSVYLGYRVDDKLPVVIKKLHNPDEMQTQLRFQREALMGFNFDGVQHTLDAWKDDSGYYIIKEFIDGLSMRQLLQHDIKNRAQFSIKCIVATLEILEKIHSSGIVHADIRPDNILILVNKRGNPDLLNPSIRIIDFGLSVNMAEPLATQRLPFSLLYSPPEQLLNLPELINASTDLFSLGLTLYESVAKYPPFFQENPEMIMHMQLNTVVAEHPKIHPLLLAFIRKATFKKQLRLPPSKLTMDEIRQTVFEGQQDRFTDCNQMRTILQEVAPNISETKKKSFFKKIFN; from the coding sequence ATGTCATTCATTCTGAAAACCAATCAGGCAGCCTACCTTCTTGACCCAACTAATGATAGTCTTGTGTTGAAGCGCAAAGGCAAGTGGAGCTCTGTGTATTTAGGCTATCGCGTTGATGATAAATTACCGGTGGTGATTAAAAAACTACACAACCCTGATGAAATGCAAACACAATTAAGGTTTCAACGTGAAGCATTGATGGGTTTTAATTTTGATGGTGTACAGCATACACTTGATGCATGGAAAGATGACAGCGGCTATTACATTATTAAAGAATTTATTGATGGTCTTTCTATGCGTCAACTTTTGCAACATGATATAAAAAACAGAGCACAATTCAGTATCAAGTGCATTGTTGCCACGCTCGAAATTCTCGAAAAAATTCATAGTAGTGGAATTGTACATGCAGATATACGCCCTGACAATATTTTAATTCTTGTAAATAAAAGAGGCAATCCCGATTTATTAAACCCAAGTATCCGAATCATTGATTTCGGACTTTCCGTCAACATGGCAGAGCCGTTAGCAACACAAAGACTTCCTTTCTCGCTGCTTTATTCTCCACCTGAACAATTATTAAACTTGCCGGAACTCATAAATGCTTCTACAGATTTGTTTAGCCTGGGGCTCACATTATATGAATCTGTGGCTAAATATCCTCCATTTTTTCAGGAGAATCCGGAGATGATAATGCACATGCAATTAAATACAGTTGTTGCTGAACATCCAAAAATACATCCGCTGCTTTTAGCTTTTATACGTAAAGCCACATTTAAAAAACAACTTCGACTACCTCCATCAAAGTTAACTATGGACGAAATCAGACAAACAGTTTTTGAAGGACAGCAAGACAGATTTACAGATTGCAATCAAATGAGAACAATCTTACAGGAAGTAGCACCAAATATTTCTGAAACCAAAAAAAAGAGTTTTTTCAAAAAGATATTTAATTGA
- a CDS encoding carboxypeptidase-like regulatory domain-containing protein, with protein sequence MMKAVLAYLKNTPAAILLLLPILTSLTSAMEALVNAMLAAEQTQGTVANGAGATKAARKLVLFNAAASVGRALLSFANSTNDTDFAKLMTDMLKELDRKADATFIMRCKTIQEKGVAHVGSLAPYGISNAVLTALDLTITNYEGQEQSVRNRIVQRANATSAIATLQREITALLKKQIDPAVESIPTTSETYSYKFEYKKNRMIINLGHKFTQFKGVSVNKETEMPLSGVELEFKNVERSVKIKTDNEGRYREVLNPDIYDIIATHPDFEPFVIEGVKIQAGEIKVENFVMVPRTN encoded by the coding sequence ATGATGAAGGCGGTTCTCGCATACCTTAAAAACACGCCTGCTGCTATCTTGTTGTTGCTTCCAATATTGACGAGTTTGACTTCGGCAATGGAGGCACTTGTAAACGCTATGCTTGCCGCTGAGCAAACCCAAGGCACTGTTGCAAACGGTGCCGGGGCTACTAAAGCTGCAAGAAAGTTAGTGTTGTTTAATGCTGCTGCTTCAGTAGGGAGAGCGTTGTTATCGTTTGCTAACAGTACAAACGATACTGACTTTGCCAAACTGATGACAGATATGTTGAAAGAACTTGACCGAAAAGCAGATGCTACTTTTATTATGCGCTGTAAAACGATTCAGGAAAAAGGTGTTGCACATGTTGGTTCGCTTGCACCTTATGGAATTAGTAATGCTGTACTTACTGCTCTGGATTTGACCATTACAAATTATGAAGGGCAGGAACAGAGTGTTAGAAACCGTATTGTGCAAAGAGCAAATGCAACTTCTGCGATTGCAACTTTGCAAAGAGAAATTACAGCATTGTTGAAGAAACAAATTGACCCTGCTGTGGAATCTATTCCTACTACATCGGAGACTTATTCTTATAAGTTTGAGTATAAGAAAAACCGGATGATAATAAATTTAGGCCATAAGTTTACTCAGTTTAAAGGTGTGAGTGTGAATAAAGAAACTGAAATGCCTTTGAGCGGTGTTGAGCTTGAGTTTAAAAATGTTGAGCGCAGTGTTAAGATTAAAACTGACAATGAAGGTAGGTACAGAGAGGTTTTGAATCCTGATATTTATGACATTATTGCAACGCATCCTGACTTTGAACCATTTGTTATTGAAGGTGTGAAAATACAGGCTGGTGAAATTAAAGTTGAGAATTTTGTGATGGTGCCGAGAACAAATTAA